The genomic DNA GCTTTGTTAACCTTGGACAATAGGGTATCAGCTGGTTGAGAGACAATAGCAGCAGCTAAACCGGCAGTTAAACCCGCACCTAAGTTAATACCAGTAACCGAAGCAGAGGATAATTGATCCTTAGGACCAGCCATGCCAAAGTAAGTCTCAGCAGCACGTTCAAAGACCAAAAACTTAGAAATATTGTAAGGAATTTGTTTGAAAAGGATTGGAGTGAAACCATTGTAGAAAGAGCCAACACCTTCTTCCTTCAAGATTCTAGAGAATCCACCAACAAGACCATTAGCAAAAGAAGGTTGGGAGACTAATCTAATTCTGGTTGCTTCCAATGGGCATAAAGCGATATCTGCGAAAAACTCAGCGATGGCAGCTGAACCCATGTAAACAGAGTTCTTGTAGTTCACAGCGGTGTCGTAACCCAAGAGATCGATGAACAACTTCTTGAAAACCTCATAACcaccaaatttgaaagaaccTTGTAACGAGTAACCTAGCAAAGTTGGACCAAAACCGGTCAGCAAAGCACCAGCACCTTCTTCACCCacaattttcttgaaagaagaaaccaTACCCTTGTTGTAAATAGTTGGCTCTAATTGAATTCTGGTTTTGACAACATCAATTGGCACCATCGCAGAATGTGTGGTACCACAACCAATGGCACCAGCTAGCGCAAATTTGGCATAGTCAGAAATAGAGTATTGAGTAACGGGACCAGCAGCGGCAGCAGACATCTTTAGATGAGAATTGAATGGGGTATGTGATCTACGAGAGGAGCAGTAGAAACTTGAACACAGTTACTTTCAGCTTAAAAAGACACAAGTTGTACTTTCTGGAGATATcaacttgaagaaaaaaaatgaaatgttaTAAATCAAACTGAGATCAcatttctgtttttttgcCCTCCGCGTATTGGGCAACGTAAAAACTGTAGGAGTacttaaaaaaaaagaatagaaaAAGTGCGAAATGcgcaagaaaaaaagaactcTGCTGCGACAAGTCAGAGAGAGCCACTGAGAGATCAACAATGGCAAGCAAATGCAGCACGATTACAAGCAAGAGCACTCGGAGAAACCGGGAGCGCGAAGGGGAGAGCCAGTTCTTCACTCAGACTTCCTTCACTCAGACTTCCTTCTAAGCTATATATCACGTTTCATTCGCGCTATATATAATGTCTTCATTGGCGCTATGTATTGGTTATGACACCTTTCAAAGACAGATGGAAGCGCAATCTGGGGCCCGCGATATCGTCAGCCGAATGGGGCAAGATAGGTCAATGCGCGACAACATATGTAGTAAATTAGAGCGTCCGGTCACGTGCCTGGACAAAACAGAGCGCTCTGATTGGCTGGGAACCAATAAAAGATACGACCACGAGAATCGAACCGGGGTGGAAAGTTTATCACACTGAACGAGCAGGTAGAGACGGCTACCGATATGATTGGTACACTGGGGCTGTAAGTAGAATGAGGTACCGGGGAAACTGCAAGGAACAGTTTGCAG from Zygotorulaspora mrakii chromosome 7, complete sequence includes the following:
- the MIR1 gene encoding Mir1p (similar to Saccharomyces cerevisiae MIR1 (YJR077C); ancestral locus Anc_1.536), which encodes MSAAAAGPVTQYSISDYAKFALAGAIGCGTTHSAMVPIDVVKTRIQLEPTIYNKGMVSSFKKIVGEEGAGALLTGFGPTLLGYSLQGSFKFGGYEVFKKLFIDLLGYDTAVNYKNSVYMGSAAIAEFFADIALCPLEATRIRLVSQPSFANGLVGGFSRILKEEGVGSFYNGFTPILFKQIPYNISKFLVFERAAETYFGMAGPKDQLSSASVTGINLGAGLTAGLAAAIVSQPADTLLSKVNKAKKAPGQSTLGLLAQLAKQLGFVGSFAGLPTRLIMVGTLTSLQFGIYGTLKKSLGCAPTVEIAGSGH